The following proteins are encoded in a genomic region of Flammeovirga pectinis:
- the rocD gene encoding ornithine--oxo-acid transaminase — MENVMTISSKEAIELEKKYGANNYAPLPVVLERGEGVFVWDVEGNKYYDFLSAYSAVNQGHVHPRILDVMIKQASKLTLTSRAFYSDQLGLAEKMLCETFGFERAILMNTGAEGNETAIKLARKWGYEKKGIPANEAVIIGVEKNFHGRTTTIISASTDPVATTNFGPFMPGFEIVPYNDLSALEEALKNPNVAGLWLEPIQGEAGVYVPQDGYLKAAQELCTKHNVLFMVDEVQTGVGRTGKLLASDYDEIKPDMVILGKAISGGFYPVSCVLTSSEVMDVFNPGEHGSTYGGNPLGCAVMMEALTVLKEEKMTENAFRLGEVFRARMEELSAKTDLLLGVRGKGLLNALLVNDSEDSKTATNICYKLMDKGLLAKPTHGNIIRFAPPLVITEEQLEDCITIITDVVMNFEK, encoded by the coding sequence ATGGAAAATGTAATGACTATCTCATCGAAAGAAGCGATCGAACTAGAAAAAAAATACGGGGCTAATAATTATGCTCCGTTACCAGTAGTTCTAGAGAGAGGAGAAGGAGTTTTCGTTTGGGATGTAGAAGGAAACAAATACTACGATTTTTTATCTGCATACAGTGCAGTAAATCAAGGGCATGTTCATCCAAGAATTTTGGATGTAATGATTAAACAAGCATCTAAGCTTACCCTAACATCTAGAGCATTTTACTCTGATCAATTGGGCTTAGCAGAGAAAATGCTCTGTGAAACTTTTGGCTTTGAGCGTGCTATTTTAATGAATACAGGTGCAGAAGGTAATGAAACAGCAATTAAGCTTGCACGTAAGTGGGGATACGAGAAAAAAGGTATACCAGCAAACGAAGCAGTGATTATTGGTGTTGAAAAGAATTTTCATGGTAGAACAACTACCATTATTTCTGCATCAACAGATCCGGTAGCAACAACAAATTTTGGCCCATTTATGCCAGGTTTCGAAATTGTACCTTATAATGATCTATCAGCTTTAGAAGAAGCATTAAAGAATCCAAATGTTGCAGGACTTTGGTTAGAGCCAATTCAAGGAGAAGCTGGTGTTTATGTACCGCAAGATGGTTACTTAAAAGCAGCACAAGAGTTATGCACCAAACACAATGTACTCTTCATGGTAGATGAAGTACAGACAGGTGTTGGAAGAACGGGTAAATTATTGGCATCTGATTACGATGAAATAAAACCCGATATGGTAATTCTTGGAAAAGCAATCTCAGGTGGTTTTTATCCTGTTTCTTGTGTTCTTACATCTTCTGAAGTAATGGATGTATTTAATCCTGGTGAGCATGGTTCTACATACGGTGGTAACCCTCTGGGGTGTGCTGTAATGATGGAAGCACTTACAGTTTTGAAGGAAGAAAAGATGACGGAAAATGCCTTCCGTTTGGGAGAGGTTTTCAGAGCAAGAATGGAAGAATTATCTGCTAAGACAGATTTATTGTTAGGCGTAAGAGGTAAAGGACTTTTGAATGCTTTATTAGTAAATGATTCTGAGGATAGTAAAACAGCAACTAATATCTGTTATAAATTAATGGATAAAGGATTGTTAGCGAAGCCAACACATGGTAATATTATTCGTTTTGCACCTCCATTGGTAATTACAGAAGAGCAATTAGAAGATTGTATCACTATTATTACTGATGTTGTTATGAACTTTGAAAAGTAA
- a CDS encoding diacylglycerol/lipid kinase family protein, producing MKNIVLIANPVSGNGKSIKAAEITQQTLAAKGLNIHISYTQYAGHASQLAKNFITEFDIIVAIGGDGTVNEIASALVNSTAILGIIPTGSGNGLARHLKIPMNLKSAIKCLYREKIVKIDAPKINNEYFFCTAGVGFDAQVSHSFAKMKGRGLTNYIKATVFEYFKYHSKKYSLSLGENNKSQDAFVITVANAAQYGNNAFIAPKAKINDGLLEVTLLPKPSFFDAINFSIRLFTKKIHEHDKVKTLQTETIKIDVPTESGDIYGHKDGEPEIWHLPLEFSLKSNDKLTVIGNTDKL from the coding sequence ATGAAAAATATCGTATTAATTGCCAATCCAGTGTCTGGGAATGGCAAATCAATTAAAGCTGCAGAAATTACACAACAAACATTAGCAGCAAAAGGACTCAATATTCATATTTCTTATACCCAATACGCTGGTCACGCTAGTCAATTAGCAAAAAATTTTATAACTGAATTTGATATCATTGTTGCTATCGGTGGAGATGGAACAGTAAATGAAATTGCCTCTGCATTAGTAAATTCTACTGCTATTTTAGGAATTATACCTACTGGTTCTGGTAATGGTTTAGCTAGACATCTTAAAATTCCTATGAATTTAAAAAGTGCAATAAAATGCTTGTACAGGGAGAAAATTGTAAAAATTGATGCTCCAAAAATAAATAATGAGTATTTCTTTTGTACTGCAGGCGTGGGTTTTGATGCGCAGGTAAGTCATTCTTTTGCTAAAATGAAAGGCAGAGGACTTACTAATTACATTAAAGCTACAGTATTTGAATACTTTAAATACCACTCAAAAAAGTACTCTTTATCTTTAGGGGAAAATAACAAATCTCAAGATGCTTTTGTTATTACTGTAGCAAATGCAGCACAATATGGTAACAATGCCTTTATTGCTCCCAAAGCAAAAATTAATGATGGCCTATTAGAAGTTACTTTATTGCCTAAACCTTCATTCTTTGATGCTATCAACTTTTCCATACGCTTATTTACTAAAAAAATACATGAGCACGACAAAGTTAAAACGCTACAAACAGAAACAATTAAAATTGATGTCCCTACCGAGAGTGGAGATATTTACGGGCATAAAGATGGAGAGCCAGAAATATGGCATCTCCCTCTAGAATTCAGTCTAAAATCTAACGATAAGTTAACTGTAATTGGTAATACAGATAAGTTATAA
- a CDS encoding beta-ketoacyl-ACP synthase III, whose product MSPLYAAITAVAGWVPEDKLTNHDLEKLVETSDEWITSRTGIKERRILKGENLGTSTLAINAVSALLEKKNLKGSEVDLVICATSTPDMGFISTANIVCEAINSNAMSFDISAACSGFVYGLEMASNFIKSGNYKKIVVVGADKMSSVMDYSDRNTCILFGDGAGAVLIEPNEEYGLIDAVMHSDGSGKDLLHVKRGSAYPISLEQLAEEEHYFYQDGKSVFKHAVTNMASAAESIMKRNELSSDDIAYLIPHQANLRIIDATAKRMGVGKDRVCINIEKYGNTTGATIPLCLWDFEKQFKKGDNLVFAAFGGGFTWGSIYLKWAYDSE is encoded by the coding sequence ATGAGTCCATTGTACGCTGCAATTACCGCTGTAGCAGGTTGGGTTCCTGAGGACAAACTCACAAACCACGATTTAGAAAAATTAGTGGAAACTAGCGACGAGTGGATTACCTCTCGCACAGGTATTAAAGAACGACGAATTTTAAAAGGTGAAAATCTTGGAACTTCGACTCTTGCAATAAATGCAGTCTCTGCACTTCTTGAGAAAAAAAATCTCAAAGGGAGTGAAGTAGACCTTGTTATTTGTGCAACTTCTACTCCTGATATGGGATTTATCTCAACCGCAAATATTGTTTGCGAGGCTATTAACTCTAACGCTATGAGTTTTGACATATCAGCCGCTTGTTCAGGTTTTGTATATGGATTAGAAATGGCATCTAACTTCATTAAATCCGGAAACTACAAGAAAATAGTTGTTGTTGGAGCAGACAAAATGTCGTCTGTGATGGATTACAGCGATAGAAATACATGTATTTTATTTGGTGATGGTGCAGGTGCTGTACTTATAGAACCAAATGAAGAATATGGTCTAATTGATGCCGTAATGCATTCTGATGGTTCTGGCAAAGATTTATTACATGTAAAAAGGGGGTCTGCCTATCCAATAAGCTTAGAACAACTCGCTGAAGAGGAACATTATTTTTACCAAGACGGTAAATCTGTTTTTAAGCATGCTGTAACTAATATGGCTTCTGCTGCAGAAAGTATAATGAAGAGAAATGAATTATCATCTGATGACATTGCTTACTTAATTCCTCATCAAGCCAACTTAAGAATTATAGATGCCACAGCCAAGAGAATGGGTGTTGGTAAAGACCGTGTCTGTATTAACATAGAAAAATATGGAAATACAACAGGTGCTACAATTCCATTGTGCCTTTGGGACTTTGAAAAACAATTCAAGAAAGGTGATAACTTAGTTTTTGCTGCTTTTGGAGGTGGCTTTACTTGGGGGTCTATTTATTTAAAATGGGCTTACGATTCTGAGTAA
- a CDS encoding OmpA family protein encodes MRSIFTRSGFILFILIIAVFSNPTFSQKKRKKKKEAEKKEQQDSGLKISEFEPTKINKVVKLPGLKFPNINVRPYYRNDQQLALIARLERNKQWDEYREQLYIYVTSFGINNFMVKEDMDLLWRLANVSEYLGDRVLAKETYRLILRHYRGDFSRALKHYESLTLFEKPLYANLEDYYRLVDKRALIDTLTPPEDVLVDMGDQVNSQFSDYGMTLGGENQNRLLFTSNRSGRDTSAFNQQFNPKNANEDIYISEKTEFDMWGEAVAFEAINSNYNEGSPYLSKDGKTLYFIRCMAPGGLGDCDIYYSNRVGDSTWSEPVNLGPNINSYAWDSHPSLSMTEDTLFFASDRKGGFGNSDIYMSIKSEKGAWGKAKNVGPFINSRGSELSPYPHVKFPVLYFSSSLGVVNFGGFDIYKSFIVDGRFSEPKNVGPLVNGGGDEYYFAIDADAKQLYYAKSKVKGDPNLDLQSFPLPMEAKPNNTVRFSGRVTEQSTGEVFKGVVTVIDLSDRVEVAPKSIREDGSFDFELINDKKYLLVIEGDNFFQIEEIFFVEGDKHVQIPAISVNSSLSFASIDFDPGSAKLKPEMENNLHLVVDFLVKHTNYRLIVTGHTDADGNSEANVKLSKERAESIKEFIVNYGELESNRVIADGKGDNDPIIVQPSNEEEKRLNRRVEFKIFLDEYRISVPVSDDDVDWGED; translated from the coding sequence ATGAGAAGCATCTTCACAAGAAGCGGATTTATACTCTTTATACTAATTATTGCAGTTTTTTCTAACCCAACTTTCTCCCAAAAGAAAAGAAAGAAAAAAAAGGAAGCAGAGAAAAAAGAGCAACAAGATAGTGGATTGAAAATCTCGGAATTTGAACCTACCAAAATAAATAAGGTGGTTAAATTACCTGGTTTGAAATTCCCTAATATTAATGTTAGACCATATTATAGAAACGATCAGCAACTGGCTTTAATTGCTAGACTTGAACGTAATAAGCAATGGGATGAATACAGAGAACAATTATATATATATGTAACTTCTTTTGGTATAAATAATTTTATGGTGAAGGAGGATATGGATTTACTTTGGCGCTTAGCGAATGTATCTGAATACCTTGGCGATAGAGTTTTAGCAAAAGAAACATATCGATTAATTCTAAGACATTATAGAGGTGATTTTAGTAGAGCTTTAAAGCATTATGAATCACTTACTTTATTTGAAAAGCCTTTGTATGCAAACCTCGAAGATTATTACAGGCTTGTTGATAAAAGAGCATTAATAGATACATTAACTCCCCCGGAAGATGTATTGGTTGATATGGGTGACCAGGTGAATTCACAGTTTTCTGATTATGGAATGACCTTAGGTGGAGAAAATCAAAATAGATTATTGTTTACAAGTAATAGAAGTGGTAGAGACACTTCGGCTTTTAACCAACAATTTAATCCGAAAAATGCAAACGAAGATATTTATATAAGTGAAAAAACGGAGTTTGATATGTGGGGAGAAGCGGTGGCTTTTGAAGCAATAAACTCGAATTATAATGAGGGTTCTCCATATTTATCAAAAGATGGTAAAACACTTTATTTTATTAGATGTATGGCTCCCGGAGGGTTAGGAGATTGTGATATCTATTATTCAAATAGAGTAGGTGACTCTACATGGAGTGAGCCTGTAAATTTGGGACCTAATATAAACTCTTATGCATGGGATTCTCACCCGTCATTATCTATGACTGAAGATACGTTGTTTTTTGCCTCCGATAGAAAAGGGGGGTTTGGTAATAGCGATATCTACATGAGTATTAAATCAGAAAAAGGAGCGTGGGGTAAAGCAAAGAATGTTGGTCCTTTTATTAATTCTAGAGGAAGCGAGTTAAGCCCATACCCACATGTAAAATTCCCTGTTTTGTATTTTAGCTCATCTTTAGGAGTAGTAAATTTTGGTGGCTTTGATATTTATAAATCATTCATTGTAGATGGAAGATTTAGTGAACCAAAGAATGTTGGCCCGTTAGTAAACGGTGGAGGTGATGAATATTACTTTGCAATAGATGCAGATGCTAAGCAATTGTACTACGCAAAATCTAAAGTAAAAGGAGACCCAAATTTAGACCTTCAATCGTTTCCATTACCTATGGAAGCTAAACCTAATAATACAGTTCGTTTTTCTGGTAGAGTTACAGAACAATCTACCGGAGAAGTTTTTAAGGGTGTTGTTACAGTCATCGATTTATCGGATAGGGTAGAAGTTGCTCCAAAATCTATTAGAGAAGATGGGTCTTTTGATTTTGAATTAATAAATGATAAGAAGTACCTGTTGGTAATTGAAGGAGATAACTTTTTTCAGATAGAAGAAATATTTTTTGTTGAAGGAGATAAACACGTTCAGATTCCAGCAATTTCAGTAAATAGTTCATTGTCTTTTGCATCAATTGATTTTGATCCAGGGAGTGCGAAATTAAAACCAGAAATGGAAAACAACTTGCACTTAGTCGTTGATTTCTTAGTGAAACATACAAACTACAGACTAATTGTAACTGGACATACTGATGCTGATGGTAATTCTGAAGCAAATGTCAAATTATCGAAAGAAAGAGCCGAGTCTATAAAAGAATTTATTGTTAATTACGGAGAGTTAGAAAGCAATAGAGTTATAGCAGATGGTAAGGGAGACAATGATCCAATTATTGTTCAACCTTCTAACGAAGAAGAAAAAAGGCTAAATAGAAGAGTAGAATTTAAGATCTTTTTGGATGAATATAGAATTTCCGTACCCGTGTCTGATGATGATGTAGATTGGGGAGAAGATTGA
- the lon gene encoding endopeptidase La: MRSKDTLAQGLLSNINNDAIISVIAEDETESYNLDDIEELEVPILPLRNMVLFPNVLIPITIGREKSNKLVEYAYSNKKFIAVVAQRDASVEDPGKKDLHQFGTLVQIIKILKLPDGNSTIIAQGRKKIELKELTSEEPYLSGKVVVHEEDFSKIKKTEEKALESSLRDVAYEILSLNRDIPQEASLALENIKGLDFLANFIATNINAEVNDKQKILRISDGKVKVERLLKLMNKEVNLLEIKNEIAGKTNVDIDQQQRDYYLRQQMKVLQTELGAEGPDEEIAALKERAESKDWPENIKEHFYKELAKLLRSNPAAADFAVSMNYCEFMLDLPWNKITEDSFDLKNAQKILDKDHQGLEKVKERILEYLAVLKLKNDIKGPILCLYGPPGVGKTSLGRSIAKALGREYNRISLGGLHDETEIRGHRKTYVGAMPGKIMQSIKKSGVSNPVFILDEIDKIGNNFRGDPSSAFLEVLDPEQNNAFTDNYLEVEYDLSKVLFIATANSLDTIQPALRDRMEIIEITGYTFEEKEEIAKKHLIPKQRTEHGLKAKDFTISAKGLKFLIENYTRESGVRGLERTIGSVIRKIAKSIAMEEEYKKSIGPDEVIKYLGAPIFERETYQDNEYAGVVTGLAWTQVGGEILFIESSLNRGKGRLTLSGQLGDVMKESATTALSWLKANAEKYGIDHRVFETYDLHIHVPAGAVPKDGPSAGITMLTSMVSTYTQRKIKSKLAMTGEITLRGKVLPVGGIKEKLLAAKRAGIKEIIFSERNQRDVKDIPEKYTDGLKLNFVKDAKEVLEIALMKTKVDDPINFEFPKEK, encoded by the coding sequence ATGAGAAGTAAAGATACATTAGCCCAAGGGCTCCTATCCAATATAAATAACGACGCTATTATTTCTGTTATAGCAGAAGACGAAACTGAAAGTTATAATTTAGATGATATTGAAGAATTAGAAGTACCCATATTACCTCTAAGAAATATGGTTTTATTCCCTAATGTACTTATCCCTATCACAATTGGTAGAGAGAAGTCGAATAAATTAGTGGAGTATGCATATTCTAATAAAAAATTCATAGCCGTTGTTGCACAAAGAGATGCCTCTGTTGAAGATCCTGGAAAAAAGGATTTACACCAGTTTGGAACATTAGTGCAGATTATAAAAATATTAAAACTTCCTGACGGTAATAGTACAATCATTGCGCAGGGACGTAAAAAAATAGAATTAAAAGAATTAACTTCTGAAGAACCTTACCTTTCTGGGAAAGTAGTTGTTCATGAAGAAGATTTTTCTAAGATTAAGAAAACAGAAGAGAAAGCTTTAGAGTCTTCTTTAAGAGATGTTGCTTATGAAATTCTAAGTTTAAATAGAGATATCCCTCAAGAAGCTTCTTTGGCTTTAGAGAATATTAAAGGTTTAGATTTCTTGGCTAATTTTATTGCTACAAACATTAATGCTGAAGTTAATGATAAGCAAAAAATATTAAGAATTTCTGATGGAAAAGTTAAGGTTGAGAGGCTATTAAAGCTGATGAACAAAGAGGTTAACTTGTTAGAAATTAAAAATGAAATAGCAGGGAAGACTAACGTAGATATTGATCAACAACAACGTGATTATTATTTACGTCAACAAATGAAGGTGCTTCAAACGGAACTTGGTGCAGAAGGACCCGATGAAGAAATTGCAGCTTTAAAAGAACGTGCAGAGAGTAAAGATTGGCCAGAAAATATAAAAGAACATTTTTACAAAGAACTCGCTAAACTTTTACGTTCAAACCCTGCCGCAGCAGACTTTGCAGTATCTATGAATTACTGTGAGTTTATGTTGGACTTGCCTTGGAATAAAATTACAGAGGATTCTTTCGACTTGAAAAATGCTCAAAAGATTCTTGATAAAGACCACCAAGGTTTAGAAAAAGTAAAAGAACGTATTTTAGAATACCTTGCTGTTCTTAAGCTTAAAAATGATATTAAAGGACCTATTCTTTGTTTATATGGCCCTCCTGGTGTTGGTAAAACATCTTTAGGTAGATCAATTGCAAAAGCATTAGGTAGAGAATATAACCGTATTTCATTAGGTGGTTTACACGATGAAACAGAAATCAGAGGTCACCGTAAAACTTATGTAGGTGCTATGCCTGGTAAGATTATGCAAAGCATAAAAAAATCTGGTGTTTCTAACCCTGTTTTTATTCTTGATGAAATAGATAAAATCGGAAACAACTTTAGAGGAGATCCTTCTTCTGCATTTTTAGAGGTTCTTGATCCAGAACAAAACAATGCATTTACAGATAATTACCTTGAAGTAGAATACGACTTATCTAAGGTGTTATTTATTGCTACTGCAAATTCATTAGATACCATTCAACCTGCATTACGCGATAGAATGGAAATTATTGAAATTACGGGTTACACGTTCGAAGAAAAAGAAGAAATTGCTAAAAAGCATTTAATTCCGAAACAAAGAACTGAGCATGGTTTAAAAGCTAAAGACTTTACAATCTCTGCTAAAGGACTTAAATTCTTAATAGAAAACTACACAAGAGAATCTGGTGTACGTGGTCTTGAAAGAACTATTGGTTCTGTTATTAGAAAAATAGCAAAATCTATTGCTATGGAAGAGGAGTACAAAAAGTCTATTGGACCAGACGAGGTAATAAAATACTTAGGAGCTCCAATTTTTGAAAGAGAAACATACCAAGATAACGAATATGCTGGTGTTGTTACTGGATTAGCTTGGACGCAAGTTGGTGGTGAGATTTTATTTATTGAAAGCTCATTAAACAGAGGAAAAGGTAGATTAACCCTTTCCGGACAACTTGGTGATGTTATGAAAGAATCTGCTACTACAGCTCTTTCTTGGCTAAAAGCTAATGCAGAAAAATATGGAATTGACCATAGAGTATTTGAAACATACGATTTACACATTCACGTTCCTGCTGGTGCTGTTCCTAAGGATGGTCCTTCAGCAGGTATCACAATGTTAACTTCTATGGTTTCTACTTACACACAAAGAAAAATCAAATCTAAGTTAGCAATGACTGGAGAGATTACTTTAAGAGGTAAAGTTTTACCTGTAGGTGGAATTAAAGAAAAATTATTAGCTGCAAAAAGAGCTGGAATTAAGGAAATCATTTTCTCTGAAAGAAATCAAAGAGATGTGAAAGATATTCCAGAAAAATACACTGATGGTTTAAAACTGAATTTTGTAAAAGATGCAAAAGAAGTTTTAGAAATTGCTTTAATGAAAACTAAAGTAGATGACCCTATCAATTTTGAATTCCCAAAGGAAAAATAA